The stretch of DNA AAAAAATCTCCTCGTGAATCGCGATGTGTCATTTTCGCCACAGCGGTGGTGGAAGTGGTGACCCATTATTAGCACAACTCACATGCTCTTTCGGTGTGCATTcaaagtgacccacttttttTCGTTTGAACTATACCTCATTCAGTGGCTACGTTCCACATCGACGCATCCAGTTATCGAAAGGTTGTCCAACATTAGATTTTATTACCTCCAGCGCCAGCGTGAGCATTGAACTGAAAGCAACGAGTGAATGGCTTGTCGCCTCCATCAATTTATCTTCGTTCATTGAATCACTCGATGGAAAAGCAGGTGGCAAATTGATCAACATTTATGGCAAAAAACCTCAAGGTGGAGTTGTGTGGGGGGAATCCTATCCCTTCTTCTGCCAAATGGTaaatcatcatcaaaaaaaaaaaaaaaataatactaaaaCTGGGGAAAACATCGCAAAGTAGGTTACAATAAGATCAGGGTGTGGAGATAGGACACTGCGGCtgttattaatttaattaatattaCACGTGCTGAGCAACAATATTTACACCTGTCCCTTTCACGACGGCAAAGAAAGGGAAAACCAACTGTTAAACAATTTTCAAGTATAACAAAAAGTCTCAACATGCTTTACACACTCGAATGGGGCTCACGAATGCAATTTTTTACTGTTCGGCAGTAAGATAATCCACTCCGGAGGGTAGTAAAACGGAAAACATCTGGATCTTTTTTCCGAATCAGCCACATTTCGGAAATTAATGAACAATAATGATGACAAGTGTTGTCGATGATGCTAATTTGGTGGCAATAAATGACATGTAGAGAAAGTGCGCTTTTGCAATTTGCTAACCTTACAATAATCAAGGGACGAATATAATGAGGCAACCTGCAGTGGGGTAAAACCAGGTATCAAATGATATTGAGCCAAGCCAGTCTAATTGGTTGCTGCCCCAATCCTTGGTAGCTCTTCAGAATTACAGTTTTGATTATAATATGTCGAATTTAAATAGCGACTAATATCTTATACCCACGATCGTTAATCGTTCAAAACCAAAACTCGAAATTAAAATATCGTATTAAAAATAATGATATCTCGAAACTTGCCACTGATTTTATTTTACACATTTCTATCTAAAAAATTACTTAATTTTCTGAAGTTTGACGGATAGCAGTGCAATGTTTGGACTCACGAAGATTCAAATATAAGTTTTGGGAAATTGATGATGTTTGAATATAGTGCGAGATTGTAGATCTTCGAATATAGTAATACGAAAAACCGATTTACGCGCAATTTTGCATGAGAAGATAAGAGGCTAGAACCGGGATAGATAACCGAGGGGACATTCATCTCAGTTCTTGGCAGCCAGGACTCCAGGATTATTTTTCGCAAGCAGTTATGGTAAAAAATCGCTTCGAACGATAAATGAATAGATACAACAAGTTTACACAATACATCCCTGTGTAAAATTGGTGTCAGTTGTCCTTTATCGCTGACCTGTTGTATCTCCAAGATCATGGAAAAATCTTGGTCCATGTACTCGGACATATTGAGTCATGCTTTGCGTGAGATAAGAACTGAAAGACTTCACACCGAGAAAGCTGGACTGGACttcctgagtttctgttctTTATAAGTAATcatctgaaatgaaaaatccaagAACGAATATTCTCGTATATGCGGCTCCAATCACGATATCAGCGACAGCCTGATTCGAATCaacgaagaaaagaagaaaaattaagGATTTACGGATTCACCATTGACCGGAGATTATCCTTTAACCAGCACTGTCACAAAATCAATGATTATTGCCGCAGCTGCATTAACGAACTGGAACAAAACACTCAACGTCTGCTATGCTACAGTGATCTCTCTCGCCTAATCATCTGTGGTCGTCTCCCGTCTACTCCTGCGGATGCAGCGTACGCCGACAGACTTCCATTCCGTTTCTACTTAAATAAGTTGGTGATGGTTCCCTCCTTCCCGAGGGTGACTGCCTCTTCCACGAAATTGTCGGTTAGACGCTTCCGCCAGTGCCCGGATCGGGCTTGGATCAGAAGCGGCAGAAAATCTACACGACAACAAAAGTCAATTCCGGTTTGGCTCGAATTCCGTCATCATCCAAAAAACTATAACGAAACTATTAAATACTGCGTACGTAAAccatattatttgttattcggACGATTCTGAAGCGCTACGGAAAATTGAGATGGAAGTGACGGAACCAGACGGAACCGCCTCCTAGATAATATTTCTATAGGATAAGCAGCAGTGTAGGGTTCATTATTATATAGATACTTTTATATCTACACAATTTCTATCAATCTTGATAGATGCGCAAGTTCACACTTGCGAGTGTTCATCCTTGGTTAAACGGACTGTTGGTGTTTTGACAGATGAAGagggaaaacagaaaacagagcCGGGATTGATGGTGAAAATTGGGAAGTGATTGGGAATTGGTGGCGATAAACACTATAAGCGGTAGCAGAGTTCATCGCTTCGACTTATCCATCTGACCGTCCCATCCTTGTGCCAACTGACTCATCCAGCATGGCAAACAGCACTGGATGCAGAAAGACAGATCAACCCATGGGTACCAAAAATTCTCACTGACGAACGTCCCGACACCACATTTATGTGGATACCGGACCATTATGGGATCCCCGTGGATGAAGGAGCCGATCAGATTGCAGCTTTGAGTCGACAAGCAGCACTCTTCATGAATCTAGCCCTTGCAGATGATCTGATCGAAGCATCCAGTTATAGGGTACTTAAACGATATAAAAATgtacaacgaaatataatctATTCTGATGggcgaaaaaaatacatacgcTGCCGAGTatctgatgcttccgaatgaCCAGCTGGACCGCACCCCGGCTTACCCGATACTTCTCAGCAATGTTTCGTTGAGACTCCTTTCGCTGCAAGTCACgcacaatcaaatttcggatCTGTGTTGAGATTTGCTTTTCACTCATTTTCCGAAAACTTCATCAGCGCCAAAAACACGTCACTATGCACGAAAAGTTTACTAAACAGctacaaaaattatgtttgtgtcagatGTAAACAACCAACTGTCAAAACCGAGGGGTGCATTGATGAAGAAAACACGGTAAAACCACCTTGTAACAAAAGTGTTCGGGGAACGTTTGCATCAGCTAGAAATCCTGTATCGGGAGGAAATCGAAAGCCAGAAGCCGAAGCGATGAAAAAAGAGTGCCAATCCCGGAAGCTGTGCACAACGATGTTGACAACATTCGAACTTACATAGAGACAGATTTGGAACAGCTTACTCGGTTGGGAGTTTTATACGCTATAATAAATATATAGTTTAGCAAGCTAACTGTATCCGTGACCTAAAAAGGGAAATTTCATTAGCAACCGGGAAGCGAAACctgaatgataaaaaaatacaaaaaaatactattagaAGCTTCGGCAGTTCAATGCCAACTGGCGTTCTGCGGCGAACAACATAGAGGAGTTGAATGTACAGAATCTGAGGACAGAagattattttataatttatttattttacacAAATTGAATTGAACAAATCTAGGGGTTgtatctgagacacgaccgcttaggacgtaggactacgcaatctttttttttttaattagttgGCTTATTAttacggatattatttgcgagtACATCGAAATTCCGTAAATAACTCTttggtaaaaagttccggggaccctgataAGGTTTGATGGCTCGCGTGGTtttatagaatcatttcgagaagcaacaattatttcttgcctttgcgagaacaatacactagttggtcatatgtcgcaatttgtttctttatatcaatgtacgcattgcactgagtatttaacgagaggcatcttccgtgcatcgccattccaCAAGAATCAAACACGCATCCAACAGATGCAcatagttgcagcgataaaaatgaatcatccaaacacacttcatgtgaaatattccgcagaggagatgcaatgcttatacgctagcgacaactTACTTATTATGCAAGGGttgagtttacttcgcaaatattctcttttcgttatcccccttcgttgtttctattctagcggctgcataagttgcttgatattgacagctctgttcgggaaagtatacaaatggacagaacaaatgtatggggaaatgggaatgcttcccattttcataaatttaaaccaaATTCAGACTATGgattgtaatgtacagcatatcaaacaaatcttaggcaatttccgattcgattggtatgcaaatcgttaaaatccggtcgcagcaaaaatagttattaacgttaactttaattcataaaaacgtgacctgttttctgatttggcacccttaatgtaagacgtagtcctgcgtcaaaaaaattcaattaaaaaaatcatcgcgGAATCTCTAATTCTGCACTAACAATGCACTAACAATCAATGTACTGCATCTGACTCTACTGTTGTGGATATCGTCGATTCGAGCCTCTGAACGTAGTACTCGGTAGTTGTTGACCCTTGGGTTCGGCTCTGTTGCATCCTAAGGAAGCTACAAAGCCCACGCATCGTGAGGGACACGAATCCCTTCGTGAACAGCTGTCGTTGACATCGTCCGGTTTCGCACAGAATGTTTCATTTCGGTAGTTGCCCCTCCGGTGTACGAAGTCTGTTCataaagtatcgcgactttcgaatttacgcaggTTAAGTATattcgattttagatttttttgtggcattatgttggtattcATGTCTCTCatttatgctgacaagtacggctattttgaaggttcagttaatttttgatatcttacacgtgttttggttcatctttgattttttaaattttttgaaggTATTTCTTGCCATGAGCATTGCAACAGTCGTGATTGAAATGGTAGATCCATTGGTCTGAACTTCAAAATGTTCTGAAGGACCTAAAACAACCGATATTTGTATCAATTCAAATATAATGTAGcacgttgctgcttgggtaAGGAACAAACAAACAGCGCAGCGGAAGTGTAACACTGAGTTGAaggtttaagaaaaaaaaagatcgatccaaggttAATACATCTTGGGTCGATCGAACGgtaaatgtcaaaaaacaaaattagtcAAGGGATAGGAAGGGATAATTTTTATACATTGTGATTTTATGATATGAAATTGGTAAAACTGAAGTGCAcataaaaaaactgaataaaactggataatattcaactggaagattttaggactTAATTGTTTGAATCGAGAAAAAagaactggaagaatccatttTAAACTGGAACAACGCAAGCTACCCTGAGCCAAGAGGACGAGAGAGCGCGAATCGTATACCATAAAGACACTAATCATCGTAGAGAAGATTACTGTGACGATATGCACACAACGCGAATGAAAAGAGTCGCTCGATTCTTCGACCTAGATTCAATCTAgcgatgaattgaaaaattcagaGTAATCAGGAGGACATCATTTTGTTACGAAGGAAGAGGATTCATCGTATAGTCGCTAACCGTACattaggatgccaatgaaaatggtcatctctaatttcaaaacgttacctcatgaaaaatgttcatcacctcaaaaacaccctatgccaaatatcagctcaatcggacataaggGAGAgaagcgcaaagcggtcaatgtttgagctttttgaaattcgaaaattcacCCAAGGGGGCTGtaaatgaaatcggggtttgcgatttttttttattccaaatgtcttaaaattgcatgaaaagtctagatctagtgtcatctcgaaaattattttttgtcaaaatcaACCCGCTgggatttagttttttttcggaatacgagacgaaacgtatggttttgggtaccaataaaaatcgatttttcattcggaactggctgcgaaatgttgattcgtacgataatataccctatgcaaaatattagctcattcgaacttcatttattagtgtcgcagacgttaatatttttgttttttgaaaaatgaaagatcaccgaaaatcggggttttcaaagaaaaagttgatgcccaatgtcttaaaattgcattattcgtcgagaaaattttgaaaaaaattgtattactgttatctcgaaaaaaaacttattccCAGGAAACACAAAAGAGATCCGGTTCGAAAAGTTTCAAGTTGTACCCGATATAAATGGGGAGCTAACTTTAGAGACAAAGAAACGCTACTAATATTCGTCGTAGAAATTGTTAAATGTAATTGTGGCCTGAAAAGTTACGCTTTCGTAGCTTCTGGGACCATAAGTAGCAAGGAATTTATTTAaatgtaaaattgaaaaagtcatatttttgaagaattttattgagtgaataaAACTGACAATGAGTCCAATAAATCAAACATCCTTAGATGTACTTGCTTTGTTCTCCACAACGATTGAATGTTTAGATGCTGAAGAGACTTTGCGAAAGAGATTatcttttttggaaattttatcataaaaattatCACATTCCAGATCAAAGTTTGGCAATTATAATAGCGTTTATCGTTTAACCCGTTGAAACTTCTTTCAATAAGGGTTAATAACTAATATTGTTGcgaaccaatcgaattggaaattctctaagaattgtttgatttgattgatttttttcatctaaTGCTGATGTCGCACACAACGGTTTTGTACGATACAAACCTCAAAAGTAAAATCATTACACGTGCTGAATCGATCTCAATTACTTATAaggcgtcaaatgagcaaataaaaacatctgtcccccaacgctttagAATGTTCgaatgtatggaagcagacatctctttctatttttcttttttgcttttttgtgcAATCTCAAACCCAAATAAAAAAGTTCAAACCACGTCAACAGGGATCGAACCGAGgctggctggaatgcaaggctgttttacacgaccacgctatccacatagtgGAATTAATAAGATGTTAAGCCGAGTGGTTTGCTTGTCACGTAAGGACATCCCAAGACCATTTTAAAGTAGTGAAAAGTAACGACAGGAACTGTTGCATTGAATGAAGGAGTAATTACTTTTGTGTAATTCAACATCAAATTACTAATTCCGCTGTTgagtaaatgcgtgataatattgcacctgattataaaatgtagctggaaggtgttttctaagagtaaaaagaagtataaggactcggaaactactgaaccgatcaacatgaaaattggtatgtagaggtttttgggaccaggaaggttttcgtgatagtttgagacccctccccctctctaaaggggggctgccatacaaattaaacacaaatttcttctttactcgggaattattcaaacaaaagcaaccaaattaggcctattgaggtttcagggtgcaataaaggtTTCTGTGGTGCTTAGAGTCTGTaccccctctaaggggggggggacctgccatacaaatgaaacacaaatttctgcattacacgagaattaatcaagcaaatgaaaccaaattaggcatatggaggttttatggtgcaatgaatgttcctatggtggttaaactctCCACCTCCTTatctgctgccatacaaataaaactcaaatttctgcattactcaagaattgatcaagcaaatgtaatcaaatttgacatgtggaggttttagggtgcaataaatgattctatggtggttgaatACTCCTCCCCTTCTCTTATGTGGGgagccataaaaatgaaacacaaatttctgcattactcgagaattaatcaaggaaataaaaccaaatttggcacgtggaGGTGTGTATTtattcagggtgcaataaatatttctatggtggttaaacaatCCGTCCGCTCTCaattgaaatacaaatttctgcataactcgagaactaatcaagcacaatttgggatgggaGGGTTtgtgggtatgagaaatgtttctataatggtatgacaaccctccttcctctggaatggagagggggtcccataaaaatattacacatatttcaaccaaaaatattctaaccaaacatgacaattgaaaattttcggaaaactctgaaggaaaaagggagaattcggaaaattaaactcccatatgttctacaattacatagtgacaagtgctgttagtccatttgatgtttgcgctagcgaaattgatctttattcgaaactggaaatggattttaatgtgatgaaacgcactcctatatcttcttctatctattcaaaaaaaaaaaggatcgccggatttagggctgtctttattttatcatattttctgtataaaacatttattccatgtaacggagaaacatgttatttggttgaaaaatctcgaacgagaattgtgtctgaaaataatctgatattataatgatgagctttgttagaaatactaggaattttaaattaaaggGCAAATTAAaaggggtcgaatagaagatcaatcaatgaacagttctgcgattggactaatgaacttgctcatagtaagaaaacgtgaatgtatgAAGGTATtggtaacaaaaaacaaatttttggcggaacgaagtttgccgggtcagctagtatattatacaaatgcttaccagtgtttgagagtcatgacatcttctgttatttttagggtcatttaatgtaataaatcggaatgacaaaacatgagctgaaaatcaattttgggtgtagcaaCAACATATTTGAGCATGAACTGTCTCCTAGACTGCTCAATTGAAACTCTTACTCGTCCGACATTTTCAACTCGTATACTTTTCAATAGTGTCGTCAGAATTGTACGTCCTGTAGCAATCACACAGCTCAACCCTGTTCGAATTGTTTCAAGAACCGAGTCCGGTTCCTAACGAAGCCTGTTTTTCACAATTAGAACATTCGACACACTTTTAACTCATTTTCCGCACAGTTCCGCAATCTAGGCTTTTCTTTTTTAAAGCAATATAGACACAAAATGGCATTAAAATGCTAGGAAGATGGGAGCAAATTGTCAGTGTTctaacacctttcatttgatactactGACTAAAAATTCGTAGGTAGCATTAGTCCTAAAATCTCAAGAAGGTCGGTTCAGGACCACCGATCGGATAAGGATAATTTTTCGCTACCTGatactttgaaaaatgaaaaaaacgagaTTTTCGTGTTAacctttacaaaaaaaaaactcaatgaaattgagtttatttacatttgctAGCTCGCAACCAGGAGGAAGACGAAAACGATAACACTCGGGACAACCTTTCGCACTACCAGCAATCACTGCTTCCGCTATTTGGCACACACAAAGTAATGTTCGTGCAATCGAGGGACTTTTATCTGTGATTATCAAGAGCCACCAAGCGAATCCAGCTGCTGTCATTTTGTGAAGATTGTGGAGAAAAAATCTATTACCAAAGAACCTTCAAATGCCCATCTTGAACCTCGTTTCTTGGGAGAGGTTGGCTGATTGCAGCTGTTTGGGGCAGAGTACCTCTCCGCGAGACACGGCCAAGGCGTGTGGAGGATGAGGCTAATGATAATGACCGCGTGTGCGCCACCGATGCTCATTTCCCATGGCGAAACATTGCGGAAAACGAACGGGTTTTCGTctattgaaatgaaaattgtgagAGATTTTAGTTTGCCGTTTTCAAGATAGCTGCCCTGTACTGGCCACAATAGTTCCAAACAGGCCCGCCCCACTGATGTTCTCAAGACGCGGGAGACGCAGAATTTTCCTCAACGCTACGCTCAACTTTCTCCCGCGACATTCATATCGTGAAAGGTGCACAGCGCATAATATCACGCGTTGGTATCTGACGAGGAGAGGATGCGGAGCGGTTGATCCGACAAATCGCTTCATTCGACTCGAGATCTGAAAATCGTTCTGTTTCAAGGGTTTTATGGGCGCTTACAAATGGAAAATGGTATTGTATTCACTGTACAGTTTATTTGGTGCTCTTAAAGATGCAAGAAGCTTTTTAAAGGTGTGATCTGGAAAAACGAGAGATTTctgttttgtttcaaaaacttCTGATTAGTTTATAAATCTGTGGTATTCGCTTTGATCGAAACGTGATGTGATATCGAAATGTGTACTTCAAAATGGTCTTTCATTAGCGCATTTTCTGATGAGTCTTTTATTGACGTAATGTTGAAATACGAGGAATACACTGTTTTAAAAACACTTCGTTTTATAACCAATACTATAGAAACGATTTTGCTCCTGTTTTGACTCATTGGTGATTTCCTTTGAATGTTGGATTATGAAGAAACTTTGAGCGTTGATCGAACGTTTGACACCGTCGCGGTGTTGGTTTGAAAGAcagtttccggtcgatggtGACTCCGAGGATCCGTATAGTTTTTCGTCTTGGAATACGTTTATCATCGATGTAGATCGGGGTGTTGCTGACTCTATGGTTATGACCACAAATGTGGGTAAACTCGCTTTTGGAAGGAGATAACTGGAAACCCGCTGAGGAGGCCCATTTAGCTACCCAAGAAACGGCTTGGAAGTGCTTTTTCCTGACCAGCTTGACAGAGGCACCCACTACCATTAGCATCACGTCATCCGCGTATACGAAGATACCTTTGGTAGGTTCTCGAAGATGCTGTTCATTTTTATGAGGAACAATGTCACGGCTAGTACGGAGCCTTGAGGGACTCCAGTTTCCTCGGCGAATTCCCTCGATTTTTCGTTCCCAATCATTACTCGGAAAGAACGAAGGCTCGAGAAGCCCTTCACAAAGTGAATCGTGTGATCCGCGATACCCCAACTGTTGAGTTGCTGCAGGATCGCCGGTGTCCAAGCTCGGTTGTACGCTTTGGAGATGTGCAGCGCATCTAACTCAGTATGAAGATTTTCCGCCCTTGCCGCATTCAGAGCATGACTCAGGGTGGCCAGATAAGTGGTCGTCTCGTAACCTGGCCGAAACGCGTGTTGGTGGAAGTCGAGTAAATGGTCCTCGGAAAGATGTTGCATCAGCCGTCGATTCACCATTCTCTCCATGACCTTGGAGGCGCAACAGGTTAGTGATGTCGGGCGGTAGTCTTCTGATGAGTGTCCAGTTTTGTCTGCTTTTTAATTGGGACAACCAGGCTTTGGGACCATTCTCTAGGGAAGTCATGCTCAGTCCAGATCCTGTTGAAGATTTCCAGCAGTTTTGTTTTACCTGCTGGGGTGAGCTTCGCGAGAAGCGGATACCCAATCTCGTCCGGTCCCGCTGATATACTCTTGGCGACAGAAGGTGCCAAGTTCAGTTCGCGTAGTAGTAGTCTTTTATTTCGAGATCGAGTTCGAAGTCGAAAACAGCCACAATTGCTTCATTGGCTGATTTTTTAACATAATAAGGCTTCTGAAATATGAAGGAGTATTATAGCAGCAGGAGAATTATTGTTTGaacatatttttaatgaatCTATACGAATAAAAATGACTTGGTGTTCGTTCCTCACGATTGACCTCGGGAACTGAGCAACGGATTTTAAAGTCAGTTTCaggtttgatgcgtcttagtctgcgtcaggtttatctgccaaaaaagttatgaaaatcattcggaaatgggaaaattttaaagtattttttGGCGTATGaaaatgaatcggaaatttggaaaattgaggacaaaaaaaattagaggaacagagggcGAAATCGAACATTTcatgtgatttttgacatgctgtgtcgtgggcaacaatatcgggaaggattaaaaaaatcgattttttctgtttttttcaaagattttgtgggtTTTGTGGCGTACAGAAAAATAACTTCTGGGGGaacgtgagtgttcgaaattatttaaatcaaaATAACAATTGTGCTAGTCTGAAATAATTGGTTTCATGAAAGAAATATCTCTATCAAGAAACACAATTATGCGTCGAAGAAGAAATGCTGAGTGAAAACATTAGGGATTGTCGGTTCTTATCTTTACAATTCGACGGATCAACTGATGCCACTGATACCGCACAGTTATgtgtattcattaatcattgaGACAGAATATCTAATACAAACATTGGCATCGATTACGAGGAATCAGGGAACAGGAACGCAGATACCGATCAATATAGAGAATTATGAATCAGATATCGGAGAATTATTATTACACACCAAGGAAAAGTGACTCAGACGTGCCAAGATTATTCCAAAAATCCTGGATCTGTTGCcagaaataaaataattcagaACAATAATCATATCCATCATTGAATTATTACAAGTGAGTGCATGATCTCGATTTTCTTTGTGACATCATAGGGCAcctaattgaaattaatttgatgaaaaaaacattgaaatggtTTGCGAGGTAAAACATTCAAGGGGAAATTCACAGTTAGCTTTTAACACAATTTTGAAGAGGCGATTTGGAAATTCGAAAATATGGCGATCTACAGaacaaaacataaaagaatataGAATTATACTGATCAAATGTCGCGAGTTAGGTTCGACAGAAGATTTGAATATCTTTTGATAATAGAAGACATGATACTATTTATGACATGATACAATGATATTTTTACAATCATTGTGTACGCCGTCAAAATCGCTACAAGGTGAACGACCAGAAGATCACAATAAGCGCAGCATCAGTTACATTATACCGATAACAGTAGTGGAAAACCCTGGGATTTTCACTTAATCATATCGGTCACACAATGCAAACAGTTATGTTGGGTTTCTTCTGGGTGCCACGGCTCACCTTCTGGTGAATCTAAATTATAGTTCAACCCCAGTATACGATCTGAAACTTGTGTTCCCTCTTTTCTCTCCCGTCTCTCCCATCCGGCGCAGAACAGCAACACCTCCCCCGCGGTTGACCCAAACGTCGTTTCGTTCGAGAAAAGCATCGAACCGCGTCTAATTTTCTTCGCCCGAGAGGGCTTTATTACAATATTCTGCCTCGCGTGTTCGAGTGCGCCAGAAGAATAGCACA from Toxorhynchites rutilus septentrionalis strain SRP chromosome 3, ASM2978413v1, whole genome shotgun sequence encodes:
- the LOC129773517 gene encoding uncharacterized protein LOC129773517 — translated: MVNRRLMQHLSEDHLLDFHQHAFRPGYETTTYLATLSHALNAARAENLHTELDALHISKAYNRAWTPAILQQLNSWGIADHTIHFVKGFSSLRSFRVMIGNEKSREFAEETGVPQGSVLAVTLFLIKMNSIFENLPKVSSYTRMT